The sequence AGTCGTGATTCGGGTTGGATCTAGTGTTCGTCGGTTCCAAGTGGGAGATGAGGTATTTGCAAGACTCTCCGATTTTCGCATTGGGGGATTTGCGGAATACATTTCTGTAAATGAAGGTGATCTTGCGATCAAACCTTCGAATCTAAGTATGGAAGAAGCTGCTTCTCTCCCCCTCGTTGCATTAACCGCATGGCAGGCATTAGTTGAAAAAATGAAATTACAAAAAGGAGAAAAAGTTTTTGTCCAGGCGGGGACAGGGGGTGTCGGATCATTTGCGATCCAATTGGCAAAACATTTGGGAGCTTTTGTCGCCACGACAGTGAGTGAATCGAATGTTGCCATGGCAAAAGAGCTAGGAGCCGATTTAGTAATTGATTACAGAAAAGATGATTTTGAAAAATTGCTCCATGACTATGATTTTGTTTTGAACAGTCAAGATTCGGGGACTCTTGAAAAATCGATTCCTATTTTAAAACCAGGAGGGAAGGTGGTTTCTATCTCGGGTCCACCTGATTTAGAATTTGCGAAACGGATTGGTGTTTCCTTTTTTTTGCGAATGGTTTTTAAACTACTGAGTTCGGGGATTCGTAAAAAAGCAAAACAAAGAGGAGTAAACTATTCCTTTCTTTTTATGGAAGCAAGTGGAGATCAGTTAGAAAAAATTGCCTCTTTAATCCAAACTAAAAAAATCCATCCTGTTCTAGATCGGGTTTTTTCTTTTCATGAACTCAACGAAGCAATGAATTATATGGAAACAGGCCATCCTAAAGGAAAGGTGGTTTTGAAGATGATCTAGTTTCCCTGATAAAAATATCCTTTTTAACTTAACTTTAGTGAATCGTTATGAACCTTTGTTTGGTCCGTGTTGGACCAAACAAAAACGATTCCTTTACTGTTCGTTTGGGTATCCGCCGTATGTCATTTTTCCAGTTAAATAAATCGGACTTTTTTGTTCTAAAAGGATACGAGTGTTTAGTTTGGATTGAATCTCTTGCAGTTGTTGTGATGAATAAGTATTATCTGACCCATCCACAACCAAAACATAGTGGTAGGAAGAGTTTGGATTTTCATCCAAATCTAAATCATCCCAAATATGTAAAATATTTCCAGAACCAACTTCTCTATTTCGATCAGGGGTGACAAAGGCTTCGTTTGTTTCTTGGCTGAGAGTTGTTGGGATTCCTTGTGGATAAACTTTTTTCTCTGAAATCAAAACGATTTTTTTCGGATCAATATGAGTCGGAAGATAAATTTCTGTGGGTGCGTCAGAGTGTCTTCCTTTCCAAATCACCAATTGGAACCGTTTGCCCACAAAGTATTTTGTTTCAGTATTTCCCGGTTTGATGGCAGCCCAAGAAAACACTTTGTTCCAAGTATCAGAACCTACCGCATTATAATGACTACTCATCAAACGGCCTTGCGATTTCCGAACATAAGCTCGTTCAACCACATGATTGTTTACGTTGAAACTAGTTCCATAATTTCCAACCACGGAGAAATCTTCTTCGTTCCATGCATCCTTGGTTGTAATGAGTTTGGATGTATTCCCATTCATAAATTCTGCATGGTTGTTGTAATAATAATCCCAATGCCATTGGGTTCCCGATACAACAGGATTATAAAAATCGGCAAACCTGGATTTTGAAGTTTGGTTCCCATCTGAAACTTCCATCGCTTGGTAGACGGCATTAATCATTCGTGGTGTGTCTTTGGCACCTGTTCCTTTTAACCACATCCCAAATTCGCTTAAAAAAACTGGGATTTTAAGGAATCTAGATTCCTTTCTGATTTCATCTAAATATCTAAAATAAGTAGCGTTATCGATCCCTGTGAGATCGGTTCCCATTCTCCCCGCATCATAGAAGTGAGAATTAAATACAAAACCAGGGCCTGGTGGATTCAGTAAATGGCCTCCTCCCGTGGCAGGTGCGATCGCCGAACCAATGTTTGTATTCCAAAATACAAGTGGTTCTGCAAATACCCATTTTGATTCCCATCCGTTTTGGTTTAATATGGTTCTCACCTTCTGATACATCGGCCAAAGTTTTTGATTGTCCCAAGCTGCAGGTGTTAAACCTTCCATTCCCCCGTCCACAGGTTCATTCACAGGATCTAAGCCCAATACATAAGAGAACTCTTCTTGTGTGAGTTGCTCTTTGATATAGGAAACTGTTTTTGTGATCTGCCAAAGAAATTCTGTTTGCATATTCCTTGTGCCAAGAGTCGTGGAAAGCGGAGCATTGTTCCAAAAATTACGGAAAGCTCTGCGAACTGCTTCGTTGGTTAAATTGTTTTGGCTCCAACTAGCACAAATGATTCCACAATACTCAGAGGGATAACTTCCACCTTTTGTAATCCAAGCCGGAGCACCATTACCCGTATGCCATGAGTTTTTATTAAAAAGATGTCTTGAAAATAAATCTTGGTGGTAGTCAAGAAGGATGTACATGCGTTTGGCGGTAGCTTTTTTCATCTGTTTGATGACAGCATCTAAATAATAATAATCAATTGTATCTACCGCAGGATGCACTCCTTCCCAAGCAATGGTAAAACGAATGAGATTGGATCCAGTAGTTTTTCCAAGTCTACTAAATGCGATTTCAGCATCGGTGTCATTCGCGAAAGGTTTGAATCCATGTTGTGCCAGTTTCATATTTCCAGAGATATTAAATCCTCGGAAACTAACTTCACGCCCGAGTCCATCCACAAAGATTTGATCTGTAAATTGGTTGTTTGTTTTTTCCGAGATTAAGATCGTCCGTTCCTCTAAGGAACCACTGTAGTCCAGATGATGAAGGGAACTTGTTATGTTTTCTGTCTTCAAAGAAGGTAGGGATGGATTTGTATTTGTCTGCGAAGGTAAGTTCGCACCTGGCAAAAGCAGGGGTAAAAAATTGGAAAGGGATTCTTTTGCAGGGGCACAAGCAAAAGTGGAGAATAGAATTAGGTTAGCTTGTACTAACCCAAGAGTTTGTGTTTTCCAGTTTGGTTTCATAGATCCTCGGGAGCTGGTTTCTTTGCGGTGCCAGGCTTTATGGTCACTTGCGACACACTAGCCGACAATTGTCGATTAAAAAATTGCCATCAAATTTCCATAAATGTGCTATTTGATTCTAAAGACAATGGGCAATCTGTCTGATTCCTCTGAAAAAGAGTTCTCGTTCTGGGTTTATACTGGAATTTCCTTTGATTTTGTCCTCTTTTCGTGAGAATCTGAATGGCGTTTCTTTATTTTTGTAGGGGATTTCTGAACATCGATCTATAAAAACCGACATTTGTCGATTATTTTTCTTGCCATATTTTTAACATCGTTTAGACTAATATCCCGAAAATTGCCTGTGTCCCGCAAAGGACAAGGATGCGAAAAAACGTTTTATTTAGAAATTTTGATTCGGAGAGAGTGTATGAATTCCAAAAGAAAATTCCAAGTGCGCTTGGGTTTTACCATTGTTTGTTGTTTTCTTGTCTTAACTTGTTCAGATGAGAAATCTTCCCCTTCACCAATCCTCGGTTTGGTGGACTCTAGCACTACTGAAAGTTCTAGCTCCGCTAGTTCTTTGGGAGTGAGTCGTGCTGTTGCACCTTCCCTTGGTTCGTCGCCCTATCTAGTGGGTGCAGGGATTTATGATATCACAGGTCCTGCTGCTGAAGTGGGGATGATGGGGTTTGCGGAATCAGCGCAAAAAACAGAAGGGATTTATATGCGCCTTTGGTCAAGGGCCTATATCATTGGAGACGCATCCAAACGAGTGGTCTTTGTAAGTGCTGACTTAGGAATGATTTTCCAATCCATCAAACAAGCAGTGAGTAAAAAAATCGCCTTGGATTCGGAACTTTCTCCTTATTACAATACGTCCAATGTTTTACTTTCAGCAACCCACACTCATAGCGGGCCTGGAGGATACTCTCATTATTTTTTATACAATGCCACAACCTCTGGATTCATCAAAGAAAACTTTGATGTCATTGTGGATGGAATTTACAAGTCGATCAAACTCGCTCATCAGAATTTAGTTCCAGGGAATGTTTATATCAACCAAGGAAATTTGACAGACGCAAGTAAAAACCGTTCGGTGGTTGCTTATGATAAAAACCCTGCTTCGGAAAGGAATTTTTATTCATCCAATGTAGACCAAACCATGACTCTTTTGAAACTGGTTGCGGCCGATGGTCGTGAGATCGGGATGGTGAACTGGTTTGCTGTCCATCCAACAAACGTAGGACCAACGAACAAACTCATTGGTGGAGATAACAAAGGATTAGCTTCCTACTTATTCGAAAAAACAAAAGGAACAAATTATTCCGCAAACCAAACATTCGTTGCTGCTTTTGCTCAATCGAATTCGGGAGATGCCACTCCGAATCTTTGGGGTCCCGCAGATGGAGTAAATGATTATGCGAGACAGAATATCATTGCAGAAAAACAATTAAACAGAGCTCAATCTTTGTATTCTTCTGCTTCGACACAAGTTTCTGGTTCTATTGATTTTCGCCACACGTTTGTTAACTTCTCTAACCTTTATGTTAGTAGTGTAGGAACCACAACTTGTCCTGCCGGTATGGGAGCTTCGTTTTCTGCAGGTAGTGTGGAGGATAATGCGGTCTCTGTTGATTTTTTTGATGAAGGAACTACGATTGATTCCCTGGATTGGAATACCAATTCTGCGGATGCGTTTAAAGCGAGTTTCCTTGGTGGGGCACTTGGTGTTCTTTGGCCGGCTTCTGTCAGTGAAGCTTATAAACTTTGCCACGCAGAAAAACCAGTTCTCATTCCAACGGGTGTTGCTAGTTTTGATGGGAATCCTTGGACTCCTCCTGTCATTCCGATGCAGATCATTAAAATTGGTAACTTAGCCATTCTTGCCATTCCTGCTGAAGTATCTACCATGGCAGGCCGAAGACTTCGGGCTCTTGTGAAAAATGTTCTAGAAAATGAATACACTGTGATTGCTGGTCTTTCCAATTCATACACTTCGTATCTAACTACTAGAGAAGAATATTCTTCCCAACAGTATGAAGGTGCTTCTACACAATTTGGCCCAAATACTCTCTCGGGTTATGAACAAGAATTTGGTAAACTAGCAAGCGCTATGCGTAATGGTGCGGCAAGTCCAGCAGGCCCAACGCCACCTGATCTAACAAATTACCAAGCCACTTTCCAAACAGGAGTGGTATTTGATGATGTTCCCCTCTTTAAGAGTTTTGGAAACGTAGTCACACAACCATCGACTTCCTATGCCAGCGGAGCTACTGTAAGTGCAGTATTCTGGGGAGCCCATCCTAAAAACAATATGCTTATCGGAAGTAGCTTTGTGGATGTAGAAAAACAAAATGGATCTACTTGGACTGTGGTGGCTCGGGACAATGATCCATCCACGACTTACAAATGGCAAAGGGATGGGGTCGCTTATTCCAAAGTCACCGTCACTTGGAAAACAAGTTCGTTTCCGGCAGGAACCTACCGCCTCAGACACCGAGGTCATTGGAAGAGCGGATGGACGGGAGCCATCAGTGCTTACCAAGGAGTCACAAATAACTTCACTGTGCAGTAATATCTGAACAACCACTCACCTGGCCTGTAAAAAGGTCGGGTATTTTCTTTGCAACGAGATTGACTAGGTATCATTTCCTGGAAGGCTCGTACTATGGATAAATTGGTCGACGCATCCTTATCCCCTGACCTCGCTTCTAGACCCTTCAAATTCACTAGCAAACAAGGGAGGAATAGGCGTACACAGTTACTTACGATTGCCTTAGAATTCCTCAGGGAAAAATCCCCGGAAGAAATTAGTTTTGCTGATATCTGCAAAGAAGCAAAAATCCCAAGGCCTTCGGCGTATCATTTTTTTCCCAATGTAGAGGCAATCTTCCATGGGATTCGGTTATTACACTCAGAAAGCCTGATTGAAAAATCCTTATTACTAAAAAGGGAAAGTTTTACTTCTTGGGAACAATACATTGAACGTTCCATTGATGTGGCCGTGGAAGTCACAAAGAAAGAAATTGCTTTTCCTCGTTTGATTTATGGATACCGGGTGAGTAATCCAGAGATGCGCCAAGTAGGGCAAGAGCTGGATGCGAGGCTCGCAAACTTAGCAAAACTCGGGCTTATGGACCGGTTTGAGTTACCAAGTTTTGAAAATGCAGATTCTATCTTTGGGGTCGCTTTTTCTATTGCTGATTCTCTTTTAAAACTTTCTTACCGAACTTACGGAGACTTTACTCCGTGGATGGTGGGAGAAACCAAAAAGGCAACAATCTCTTATTTAAAAAACTATCTTCCTGAAGTTTGTAAACCTAAGTGAACTCTTTAGTAATTTCCTGAGTAGGTGGGACCACCAACAGTCCCTCCATTGATGGTTGCAATATCATTGATGATGGTTGTGGCCTCATCAAAGTATAAAGCTGTTGGACAATCTAAGAGTCTATTCCCATTAAAACTAATGGGATTGGTTCCTCCTCCTTCATACAAACAGTAGCGGTTGGTACCACCAGAAGTAAACAGGACATTATTTTGATAGTTTCCGATATCGCCCGATCCAAATCCATGATAAAGGGCTATGCTTGTAACACCTCCCCCTCCATTCATTAGATTGTTAGTTACAGTGGCATTGGATGGGTAACTCGTATTCAGTGCATAGGATATACTTCCTGATCCTCCCTCTAGTGTGTTGCCAATGATCGTTGGAGAATTCGAATCAGGGGAATTGTATATGGCATGGGCTGATGTTGTCGCATTTCCACCATAGATCGTGTTATACGAAACCGTAGGGGATCCGGCATTTCGGATAAAAATTCCAAAGGTATCTGCTACTGAAGAAGAACCTGAGATGATTGTATTATTAGAAATGAGTGGAGAAGCCGATGTAACCAGGATTCCTGTGGACCAAGCTATATTTAGATTCCCACTTTCCACTCGATTGTTTGTGATCGTTGGGGATCCAGAAACACAAGAAATGGCAATTCCAAATCCAGTAGCATTGGGATTAGAAGCACTCCTGATGGTAAATCCATCAATGACGGTTGTGAGGGTAATGGAAGCTCCTGCGAGGATGGTGATTGTGTCTGTAGTAGCAGATGTCGCTGTATCAATAATTCTTGTACTATATAAACTCGGATTTCGATCCAAAAAATTGGAACTAAGTCCACCATATAGGGAAACATTATTGGTAAGATTGATACTGGATCCAAGAACACTGTCGATCGAATAATCTCCTTCCGAAACTAAAATAGCCGCAGGTGTGGTCGCTCCTGCAATTGCTGATGAAATTGTTAGTTTGGGACTTTGAATGGAAGTCCCTGAGTTTCCATCATTTCCAGAGGGACTAACATAATATAAATTGGTGTTGGAGTTTAGAACCACATAGGAGCCAGTAACGGTTGTCATTCGAATTCCAAAAGTATCTGTCGCATCTAATTGGAAAGGGGTGACACCTGTAGGAATCGATCCAGAAAGTGTTACTGTGTCATTTTGGGAAAAGGTTTCAGACCAAACGGGAGTTAATTGTATTCCTAGGTTTGCCGAAAGAGAGTTTGGATCCATCGATCGATTAAAAATCACACGAATTTGTGCATTCGCTAGAATTACATTTCCCAAAGAAGGAGTGATATTGGCATTGGGACCAGTGAATAAACCGAATAGGAGTCCTAAGTTTCGAAGTTGGTTGTTTTTTTTAGATAGGTCGAACTCTAAAAACTCCCTTACAATGGGGTTTAACAAACAGTGGAATTGAACCAGAAGTGATAGAAAGATTAGAAGTCTGATTGGATTTTGAAATTTATTTCTTTTTCGCATGGGAAAACCGAGGAGCTTAGGATATCTTTTTTCTCACAAAAAGGCAATAAATTTCCAAAACGTTTTTTCGAACAATTTGTACGTATCTGAAAATCTTGTAATTTGTTGTGGTTAAATAAGAGACATAATCCCCGTAATCCATTCCTTCTCGGTGACCACGGAAAATTGGATTTTTGAAATCAGAAGGTTTGTCTCTCGGTGAGATGAATTATTTCATCCCAATATAAGCATACTCGGTCACTGTCTGGATGAAATTTTCCATCTCTTTTGGATCATGTTTCATCTGCAACCGACCTTCCAAAAACAACATCGCAATTCCATGGATCATTGCCCAAGAAGCTAAAGTTTTTTCTCTGGTATTTCCTTTTTCTAAATGTCCCAATCTTTGGCCCATTCGAATAATTTCGTGTAACTGGCGATAGGTTCTTCTTGATACGGCAGACAAACTGGGATGGCTTTTTACATCCACTCCCATACCACCAAACATAATCCTTGCGAATTGTCTGTTGGCCATAATGAATTGAAAGTAGGTCCAACCAAGGGCTCGGTATCTTCCTTTAAAGTCTTGGTTCGTTTTTTCTAATTCTTTTTGGTAAGCTTCAAAATACTTTTGAAATCCGATTTCAGCAATGGCAGAAAATAGAGAATGTTTATTTTCGAAGTGATGGTAACTTGCTACATGACTCACTCCCGCTTTTGCGGCCACTTTGCGAAGGGAAATATCTTCTAGAGCAGTGGTTCCCAAAAGTTCTAGTCCCGCTTGGATGAGCGCCTCTCTGACATTGATCCCTCCGTCTTTGGAAGGTCGGCCAAGACCCTTTGGTTTTTTGGGTAGAGATTTTTTTTTCGAAACCGCCATTTCCCCCAATTCTCCGCCCGGGTCTTAAAATGACTAGTGTTAATTACCGGTGGTAATTTATGGCTTGCTAAGCTTCCTATTTATATTACCAATGGTAAATTATTTAAAATCAAGGGGTTATCAATTATGAATACAGCTTTTTCACCCATAACCATCGGTAATTTGACTCTTCCCAATCGTTTTATTATGGGTTCCATGCACCTTGGTGTGGAAGGAGAAACCGGAACTGCAGAAAGAATGGCTGCGTTTTATGGAAAACGTTTTGAAGGGGGGGTGTCTCTCATTGTGACTGGCGGGATCAGTGTGAATGAAGAAGGAAAAGGTTCTCGGACTTTTTTCAACATCCAAAATCCAGAACATGCGAAAGAATTAAAACGGATGAATGAACTTTTGGAAGGAAAA is a genomic window of Leptospira brenneri containing:
- a CDS encoding NADP-dependent oxidoreductase, which codes for MKAYTINRYSKKEKFELAQIPEPSVGERDVLVKIHAAGLNPLDSKIKSGAFKLILPYHFPLVLGHDIAGVVIRVGSSVRRFQVGDEVFARLSDFRIGGFAEYISVNEGDLAIKPSNLSMEEAASLPLVALTAWQALVEKMKLQKGEKVFVQAGTGGVGSFAIQLAKHLGAFVATTVSESNVAMAKELGADLVIDYRKDDFEKLLHDYDFVLNSQDSGTLEKSIPILKPGGKVVSISGPPDLEFAKRIGVSFFLRMVFKLLSSGIRKKAKQRGVNYSFLFMEASGDQLEKIASLIQTKKIHPVLDRVFSFHELNEAMNYMETGHPKGKVVLKMI
- a CDS encoding cellulase family glycosylhydrolase → MKPNWKTQTLGLVQANLILFSTFACAPAKESLSNFLPLLLPGANLPSQTNTNPSLPSLKTENITSSLHHLDYSGSLEERTILISEKTNNQFTDQIFVDGLGREVSFRGFNISGNMKLAQHGFKPFANDTDAEIAFSRLGKTTGSNLIRFTIAWEGVHPAVDTIDYYYLDAVIKQMKKATAKRMYILLDYHQDLFSRHLFNKNSWHTGNGAPAWITKGGSYPSEYCGIICASWSQNNLTNEAVRRAFRNFWNNAPLSTTLGTRNMQTEFLWQITKTVSYIKEQLTQEEFSYVLGLDPVNEPVDGGMEGLTPAAWDNQKLWPMYQKVRTILNQNGWESKWVFAEPLVFWNTNIGSAIAPATGGGHLLNPPGPGFVFNSHFYDAGRMGTDLTGIDNATYFRYLDEIRKESRFLKIPVFLSEFGMWLKGTGAKDTPRMINAVYQAMEVSDGNQTSKSRFADFYNPVVSGTQWHWDYYYNNHAEFMNGNTSKLITTKDAWNEEDFSVVGNYGTSFNVNNHVVERAYVRKSQGRLMSSHYNAVGSDTWNKVFSWAAIKPGNTETKYFVGKRFQLVIWKGRHSDAPTEIYLPTHIDPKKIVLISEKKVYPQGIPTTLSQETNEAFVTPDRNREVGSGNILHIWDDLDLDENPNSSYHYVLVVDGSDNTYSSQQLQEIQSKLNTRILLEQKSPIYLTGKMTYGGYPNEQ
- a CDS encoding neutral/alkaline ceramidase; its protein translation is MNSKRKFQVRLGFTIVCCFLVLTCSDEKSSPSPILGLVDSSTTESSSSASSLGVSRAVAPSLGSSPYLVGAGIYDITGPAAEVGMMGFAESAQKTEGIYMRLWSRAYIIGDASKRVVFVSADLGMIFQSIKQAVSKKIALDSELSPYYNTSNVLLSATHTHSGPGGYSHYFLYNATTSGFIKENFDVIVDGIYKSIKLAHQNLVPGNVYINQGNLTDASKNRSVVAYDKNPASERNFYSSNVDQTMTLLKLVAADGREIGMVNWFAVHPTNVGPTNKLIGGDNKGLASYLFEKTKGTNYSANQTFVAAFAQSNSGDATPNLWGPADGVNDYARQNIIAEKQLNRAQSLYSSASTQVSGSIDFRHTFVNFSNLYVSSVGTTTCPAGMGASFSAGSVEDNAVSVDFFDEGTTIDSLDWNTNSADAFKASFLGGALGVLWPASVSEAYKLCHAEKPVLIPTGVASFDGNPWTPPVIPMQIIKIGNLAILAIPAEVSTMAGRRLRALVKNVLENEYTVIAGLSNSYTSYLTTREEYSSQQYEGASTQFGPNTLSGYEQEFGKLASAMRNGAASPAGPTPPDLTNYQATFQTGVVFDDVPLFKSFGNVVTQPSTSYASGATVSAVFWGAHPKNNMLIGSSFVDVEKQNGSTWTVVARDNDPSTTYKWQRDGVAYSKVTVTWKTSSFPAGTYRLRHRGHWKSGWTGAISAYQGVTNNFTVQ
- a CDS encoding TetR/AcrR family transcriptional regulator → MDKLVDASLSPDLASRPFKFTSKQGRNRRTQLLTIALEFLREKSPEEISFADICKEAKIPRPSAYHFFPNVEAIFHGIRLLHSESLIEKSLLLKRESFTSWEQYIERSIDVAVEVTKKEIAFPRLIYGYRVSNPEMRQVGQELDARLANLAKLGLMDRFELPSFENADSIFGVAFSIADSLLKLSYRTYGDFTPWMVGETKKATISYLKNYLPEVCKPK
- a CDS encoding DUF1565 domain-containing protein, producing the protein MRKRNKFQNPIRLLIFLSLLVQFHCLLNPIVREFLEFDLSKKNNQLRNLGLLFGLFTGPNANITPSLGNVILANAQIRVIFNRSMDPNSLSANLGIQLTPVWSETFSQNDTVTLSGSIPTGVTPFQLDATDTFGIRMTTVTGSYVVLNSNTNLYYVSPSGNDGNSGTSIQSPKLTISSAIAGATTPAAILVSEGDYSIDSVLGSSINLTNNVSLYGGLSSNFLDRNPSLYSTRIIDTATSATTDTITILAGASITLTTVIDGFTIRSASNPNATGFGIAISCVSGSPTITNNRVESGNLNIAWSTGILVTSASPLISNNTIISGSSSVADTFGIFIRNAGSPTVSYNTIYGGNATTSAHAIYNSPDSNSPTIIGNTLEGGSGSISYALNTSYPSNATVTNNLMNGGGGVTSIALYHGFGSGDIGNYQNNVLFTSGGTNRYCLYEGGGTNPISFNGNRLLDCPTALYFDEATTIINDIATINGGTVGGPTYSGNY
- a CDS encoding TetR/AcrR family transcriptional regulator, producing MAVSKKKSLPKKPKGLGRPSKDGGINVREALIQAGLELLGTTALEDISLRKVAAKAGVSHVASYHHFENKHSLFSAIAEIGFQKYFEAYQKELEKTNQDFKGRYRALGWTYFQFIMANRQFARIMFGGMGVDVKSHPSLSAVSRRTYRQLHEIIRMGQRLGHLEKGNTREKTLASWAMIHGIAMLFLEGRLQMKHDPKEMENFIQTVTEYAYIGMK